Proteins encoded together in one Deinococcus irradiatisoli window:
- a CDS encoding ATP-binding protein, with protein MTLTPVELQRYLTALVEQNLPLSTMIWGPPGVGKSSIVAQIAQANDLDFVDVRLSQLAPTDLRGLPVAEHGVSRWYPPEFLPTGGRGILFLDEVNMAPPTMQGMAQQLILDRKVGSYELPPHWFVWAAGNRKEDRASVFDMPAPLANRFLHLSVRSDFDSWRSYALGRNLHEQIIAFLTFRPELLHRLDTTQPAWPSPRAWEMASGLHRAGLDIAPAIGEAAGAEFAAFVRLYEQLPDLGDVLQGGGVGLRLPPEPSVRYAAVVGLAARAGNAAEAYNAFRWLASGAGPEWLQLYVATLVSKFQAQGHLADLVELMQRDPELAELVGSAAELAEA; from the coding sequence TTGACCCTGACCCCTGTCGAACTTCAGCGCTACCTCACCGCCCTCGTCGAGCAGAACCTGCCGCTGTCCACCATGATCTGGGGACCGCCGGGGGTGGGCAAATCGAGCATCGTGGCCCAGATCGCCCAGGCCAACGATCTGGACTTCGTGGACGTGCGCCTCTCGCAGCTCGCGCCCACCGATCTGCGCGGCCTGCCGGTCGCCGAGCACGGCGTGTCGCGCTGGTATCCGCCGGAATTCCTGCCGACCGGCGGGCGCGGCATCCTCTTTCTCGACGAAGTCAACATGGCCCCGCCCACCATGCAGGGCATGGCCCAGCAACTCATCCTCGACCGCAAGGTGGGCAGCTACGAGCTGCCGCCGCACTGGTTCGTGTGGGCCGCCGGCAACCGCAAGGAAGACCGCGCCAGCGTGTTCGACATGCCCGCGCCGCTGGCCAACCGCTTTTTGCACCTCAGCGTGCGCAGCGACTTCGATTCGTGGCGCAGCTACGCGCTGGGCCGCAACCTCCACGAGCAGATCATCGCCTTCCTGACCTTTCGGCCCGAACTGCTCCACCGCCTCGACACCACCCAGCCGGCGTGGCCCAGCCCGCGCGCCTGGGAAATGGCCTCGGGGCTGCACAGAGCCGGGCTCGACATCGCCCCAGCCATCGGCGAGGCGGCCGGCGCCGAGTTCGCGGCCTTCGTGCGCCTCTACGAGCAGCTTCCCGACCTGGGCGACGTGTTGCAGGGCGGCGGCGTGGGCCTGAGGCTCCCGCCCGAGCCGAGCGTGCGCTACGCCGCCGTGGTGGGTCTGGCCGCCCGCGCCGGAAACGCCGCCGAGGCCTACAACGCCTTTCGCTGGCTGGCGTCGGGCGCCGGACCGGAGTGGTTGCAGCTCTACGTCGCGACCCTGGTCAGCAAGTTCCAGGCACAGGGCCACCTGGCGGACCTGGTCGAGCTGATGCAGCGCGACCCGGAACTCGCCGAGCTGGTGGGCAGCGCCGCCGAGCTGGCCGAGGCCTGA
- a CDS encoding (Fe-S)-binding protein, with product MLPLSSKILFFVYALVFGALGLWGFYRLYLRIHRGAAAAEPRADVLGRRLIDAAISSLTQERTFRRRSAISTFHAFIFYGFVYYLLVNLVDALEGYLPFAITSASPLGAVYNLLADVLSFLVLLGVVALVIRRLFLPSKRDFRFNGKSLLHPWVKNNYILRDSLIVSAFIVFHVGSRVLGQGAKVALEGGDSFQPFSTLIGHTLFGGLSASALEGWRVFGYWGALGSVLAFLAYFPYTKHIHIFMAPLNYTFKRPVNSGTLPPMKGLDAMMEQEDPKLGAEKLEDLEWPRLLDAYACIQCNRCQDVCPANATGKALSPAALEINKRMALNEIAAHPSPFTLKTAAFEQGGMTELPLLEFAISEEAVWACTTCGACMQVCPVQDEQMLDIIDIRRQQVMVAGEFPPQLQSAFRGMERAQNPWGLSRDKRFEWADGLKVPTIDENPEPDVLYWVGCAASYDPGAQKVARSFVQLLDKAGVNYAVLGKKEACTGDSARRAGNEFLYQTLAEQNIATLNEVRPKLIVATCPHCMNMIGNEYPQLGGHYQTMHHTTYLETLVAGGQLQMAPLSAAVTYHDPCYLGRHNGVYDAPRHVIQSMGLEILELERTRENSFCCGAGGAQFWKEEEDGNERISDNRFKEIQARLDSAKEGKVLAVGCPFCKSMLNSTPSKQGQEDVVVRDVAELMLESVQRASGEWQEAAAVSAPVSVPNAELPIGAGETPRPDDSNADAPAAVVGETTSEVINDQPEEAASAAPAPAPARPKWNRKDDVSAVPPQPGTPETPAEAAPVRKKWNQKDDVRQDTVVEAPETPVVSPDAPPARKKWGKGSAAPQNEAAETVAEAAAPVAVEPEQTEPTAPQGERPKWKPGGVKATPTASTEPTSAPAPEPQPSATPSERPKWKPGAPKADAAPAVPASAEPPAATEPGERPKWQPETGRKKWTPKK from the coding sequence GTGCTGCCGCTCAGTTCCAAGATTCTGTTTTTCGTGTATGCGCTGGTGTTCGGCGCCCTGGGTCTGTGGGGGTTCTACCGCCTCTACCTGCGTATTCATCGGGGCGCCGCCGCCGCCGAACCCCGCGCCGACGTGCTGGGCCGGCGCCTGATCGACGCGGCTATCAGCTCGCTGACGCAGGAGCGCACCTTCCGCCGCCGCAGCGCCATCAGCACCTTCCACGCCTTTATCTTCTACGGCTTCGTGTACTACCTGCTGGTCAATCTGGTGGACGCGCTGGAAGGTTACCTGCCCTTTGCCATCACCTCGGCGTCGCCGCTGGGGGCGGTGTACAACCTGCTGGCCGACGTGCTGAGTTTTCTGGTGCTGCTGGGCGTGGTGGCGCTGGTGATCCGGCGCCTGTTTTTGCCTTCCAAGCGCGATTTCCGCTTCAACGGCAAGAGCTTGCTGCACCCCTGGGTCAAGAACAACTACATCCTGCGCGATTCGCTGATCGTCAGCGCTTTCATCGTGTTCCACGTCGGCAGCCGGGTGCTGGGCCAGGGCGCCAAGGTGGCGCTGGAAGGCGGCGATTCGTTTCAGCCGTTCTCGACGCTCATAGGTCACACGCTGTTCGGCGGCCTCTCGGCGTCCGCGCTGGAAGGCTGGCGGGTCTTCGGGTACTGGGGCGCGCTCGGCTCGGTGCTGGCGTTCCTGGCTTACTTTCCCTACACCAAGCACATCCACATCTTCATGGCGCCGCTGAACTACACCTTCAAGCGCCCGGTCAATTCCGGCACCCTGCCGCCGATGAAGGGCCTGGACGCCATGATGGAGCAGGAAGACCCCAAGCTCGGCGCCGAGAAGCTCGAAGACCTGGAATGGCCCCGGCTGCTCGACGCCTACGCCTGCATCCAGTGCAACCGCTGTCAGGATGTCTGTCCGGCCAACGCCACCGGCAAGGCGCTCAGCCCGGCGGCGCTGGAAATCAACAAGCGCATGGCACTCAACGAGATCGCCGCGCACCCCAGCCCGTTTACCCTCAAAACCGCCGCCTTCGAGCAGGGCGGCATGACCGAACTCCCGCTGCTGGAGTTCGCCATCAGCGAGGAAGCGGTGTGGGCCTGCACCACCTGTGGGGCCTGCATGCAGGTCTGCCCGGTGCAGGACGAGCAGATGCTCGACATCATCGACATTCGCCGCCAGCAGGTGATGGTGGCCGGCGAGTTTCCGCCACAGCTTCAGAGCGCCTTCCGCGGCATGGAGCGGGCCCAGAACCCCTGGGGCCTCTCGCGTGACAAGCGTTTCGAGTGGGCCGACGGCCTCAAGGTGCCCACCATCGACGAGAACCCAGAACCCGACGTCCTGTACTGGGTCGGCTGCGCGGCCAGTTACGACCCCGGCGCCCAGAAGGTGGCGCGCAGCTTCGTGCAGCTGCTCGACAAGGCCGGCGTGAACTACGCCGTGCTGGGCAAGAAGGAAGCCTGTACCGGCGACAGCGCCCGGCGCGCCGGCAACGAGTTTCTGTACCAGACGCTGGCCGAGCAGAACATCGCCACCCTCAACGAGGTGCGGCCCAAGCTGATCGTGGCGACCTGCCCGCACTGCATGAACATGATCGGCAACGAGTATCCGCAACTCGGCGGCCATTACCAGACCATGCACCACACCACCTACCTCGAAACGCTGGTGGCGGGCGGGCAGCTTCAGATGGCGCCGCTCTCGGCGGCCGTGACGTACCACGACCCCTGTTACCTGGGCCGCCACAACGGCGTGTACGACGCGCCGCGCCACGTCATTCAGAGCATGGGCCTGGAGATTCTGGAACTCGAACGCACCCGCGAGAATTCGTTTTGCTGCGGTGCCGGCGGCGCGCAGTTCTGGAAAGAGGAAGAAGACGGTAATGAGCGCATCTCCGACAACCGCTTCAAGGAAATCCAGGCCCGCCTCGACTCGGCCAAGGAAGGCAAGGTGCTGGCGGTGGGCTGCCCGTTTTGCAAGTCGATGCTCAACTCCACGCCCAGCAAGCAGGGCCAGGAGGACGTGGTGGTGCGGGACGTGGCCGAGCTGATGCTCGAAAGCGTGCAGCGGGCCAGCGGCGAGTGGCAGGAAGCGGCGGCGGTCTCGGCACCGGTCAGTGTCCCGAACGCCGAGCTGCCCATCGGCGCGGGTGAAACGCCCCGGCCCGACGACAGCAACGCCGACGCGCCCGCCGCCGTGGTGGGGGAGACGACTTCAGAAGTCATCAACGACCAGCCGGAAGAAGCGGCCTCCGCTGCGCCCGCCCCGGCTCCGGCCCGGCCGAAGTGGAACCGCAAGGACGACGTGAGTGCCGTGCCCCCCCAGCCGGGAACCCCTGAAACGCCGGCTGAAGCCGCCCCCGTTCGCAAGAAGTGGAACCAGAAGGACGACGTGCGGCAGGACACGGTGGTCGAGGCGCCGGAAACGCCGGTCGTCAGCCCGGACGCGCCTCCGGCCCGCAAGAAGTGGGGCAAGGGCAGCGCCGCGCCCCAGAACGAGGCCGCAGAGACGGTAGCGGAAGCCGCCGCGCCCGTGGCGGTCGAACCGGAACAGACGGAACCCACCGCGCCGCAGGGCGAGCGTCCCAAGTGGAAGCCCGGCGGCGTGAAAGCCACTCCCACTGCTTCTACGGAGCCGACCAGCGCTCCTGCGCCCGAGCCTCAGCCTTCGGCGACGCCCAGCGAGCGTCCCAAGTGGAAGCCCGGTGCACCGAAAGCCGACGCTGCTCCGGCGGTTCCCGCCAGCGCCGAGCCGCCCGCTGCCACCGAACCCGGCGAGCGCCCCAAGTGGCAACCCGAAACCGGCCGCAAGAAGTGGACGCCGAAGAAGTGA
- a CDS encoding RrF2 family transcriptional regulator: MWVSTKAQYGLRALIDIGQRPGAAVPLKDVSERQGISQHYLEQIASNLRRAGFIRSVRGAHGGYVLSRPPQQINAWDVVVAMEGSIAPVACVEDDHACDRSGTCSTEGLWRRVDTAIRGVLGSATLADLMAEDVQARHAQLVQFEPTPSHL, translated from the coding sequence ATGTGGGTTTCAACCAAAGCTCAGTACGGCCTGCGCGCCCTGATCGACATCGGTCAGCGTCCTGGCGCGGCGGTGCCGCTCAAGGACGTGTCCGAGCGCCAGGGCATCAGCCAGCATTACCTTGAGCAGATCGCTTCCAACCTGCGCCGCGCCGGATTCATTCGCAGTGTGCGCGGCGCCCACGGTGGGTACGTGCTGTCGCGCCCACCGCAGCAGATCAACGCCTGGGACGTGGTGGTGGCGATGGAAGGCAGCATCGCGCCGGTCGCCTGCGTCGAGGACGATCACGCCTGCGACCGCTCCGGCACCTGCTCCACCGAGGGCCTGTGGCGGCGGGTGGACACGGCCATTCGCGGCGTCCTGGGCAGCGCTACCCTGGCCGATCTGATGGCCGAGGACGTGCAGGCCCGCCACGCACAGCTCGTGCAGTTCGAGCCGACGCCCAGCCACCTGTAA
- a CDS encoding quinone-dependent dihydroorotate dehydrogenase gives MYARLKPLLFRLDAEQAHHLTLGACALAQRLPGLSSALGALTRPTQAALRQHLWNLEFASPLGLAAGLDKNGEALGIFSNLGFGFAEVGTVTPRPQPGNPQPRLFRLPPDEALINRMGFNNAGLDALAVRLRGPHAVPIWANIGKNKDTPNDTAVDDYLAGVRALYRVADGFVINVSSPNTPGLRALQHADELRALLAAVLEEAEEQRVLSLRPALPVLVKLAPDLSDPDFEASVDAALQAGVSGLILTNTTLGRAGLRHPHREEAGGLSGRPLAQRSTELVRRAYRQTSGRLPIVGVGGIFSAQDAYDKIRAGASLVEVYTALIYQGPGLAQRVNAGLLALLARDGLNHISEAVGADA, from the coding sequence ATGTATGCCCGACTCAAACCCCTGCTGTTTCGCCTCGACGCCGAGCAGGCCCACCACCTGACGCTCGGCGCCTGTGCCCTGGCCCAGCGGTTGCCCGGCCTGAGCTCTGCGCTGGGCGCCCTGACCCGTCCCACTCAGGCGGCACTCAGGCAGCACCTGTGGAACCTGGAATTCGCTTCGCCGCTGGGTCTGGCCGCCGGGCTCGACAAGAACGGTGAAGCGCTGGGCATCTTTTCCAACCTGGGCTTCGGCTTCGCGGAAGTCGGTACCGTGACGCCGCGCCCGCAGCCGGGCAATCCGCAGCCGCGCCTGTTCCGCCTGCCGCCCGACGAAGCGCTGATCAACCGCATGGGCTTCAACAACGCCGGCCTGGACGCGCTGGCCGTCCGCCTGCGTGGGCCCCACGCTGTGCCGATCTGGGCCAACATCGGCAAGAACAAGGACACGCCCAACGACACGGCGGTGGACGATTACCTCGCCGGGGTGCGCGCCCTCTACCGGGTGGCCGACGGGTTTGTCATCAATGTCAGCAGCCCCAACACGCCGGGCCTGCGCGCTTTGCAGCATGCCGACGAACTCCGGGCGCTGCTCGCGGCGGTGCTGGAGGAAGCCGAGGAGCAGCGGGTACTGTCGCTGCGGCCGGCCCTGCCGGTGCTGGTCAAGCTGGCACCTGATCTCAGCGATCCCGATTTCGAGGCCAGCGTGGACGCGGCGTTACAGGCCGGCGTGTCGGGCCTGATCCTGACCAACACCACCCTCGGCCGCGCCGGGCTGCGGCATCCCCACCGCGAGGAAGCCGGCGGCCTGAGCGGACGCCCGCTGGCCCAGCGCAGCACCGAACTGGTGCGCCGGGCCTACCGGCAAACCTCGGGCCGATTGCCGATTGTGGGTGTGGGCGGTATTTTCTCGGCGCAGGACGCTTACGACAAAATTCGCGCCGGAGCCAGCCTGGTCGAGGTGTACACCGCCCTGATCTACCAGGGACCAGGGCTGGCCCAGCGCGTCAATGCCGGTTTGCTGGCACTGCTGGCCCGCGACGGTCTGAACCACATCAGCGAGGCGGTGGGCGCTGACGCCTGA
- a CDS encoding HNH endonuclease has product MPRRLPMSNWPPPSAPAPRCGLCERQTPHLTEHHLIPRSQGRRRGVPVHELPTVLLCPACHKFLHKTFTNAELAGELSSVDALLEQEPVRRFVAWIRTQPATKSVRVR; this is encoded by the coding sequence GTGCCCCGCCGACTGCCGATGTCCAACTGGCCGCCGCCGAGCGCTCCGGCTCCGCGCTGCGGGCTGTGTGAGCGCCAGACGCCGCATCTGACCGAGCACCACCTGATTCCCAGGTCCCAGGGACGGCGGCGCGGCGTGCCGGTGCACGAACTGCCCACCGTGCTGCTGTGTCCGGCCTGCCACAAGTTCCTGCACAAGACCTTCACCAACGCCGAGCTGGCCGGTGAACTGAGTTCGGTGGACGCCCTGCTGGAGCAGGAGCCGGTGCGCCGCTTCGTGGCCTGGATCAGAACGCAGCCCGCCACCAAGAGTGTCCGGGTGCGCTGA
- a CDS encoding helix-turn-helix domain-containing protein: MLLEKTFVDTITYRPGVVILYPGKSDMLYRVASGLVRIHTMDDDGNGLTLRYVKPGQYFGEEALAGLDRQYFAEAVTDSTVDVINPALMSNEDNLQVTTHLVRTLERAYESIYRLVGKRLRARIAGELLELKDTALASQLDSGETMIYATHDELAAAVGSVRETVTKVVGELSRDGVISAGYGKITLRDEKALARIAAE; encoded by the coding sequence ATGCTCCTCGAAAAAACTTTTGTTGACACCATCACCTACCGCCCCGGCGTCGTGATTCTCTACCCCGGCAAGTCCGACATGCTCTACCGCGTGGCCAGCGGCCTGGTGCGCATTCACACCATGGACGACGACGGCAACGGCCTGACCCTGCGCTACGTGAAACCCGGACAGTACTTCGGCGAGGAAGCCCTGGCCGGCCTCGACCGCCAGTACTTCGCCGAAGCGGTGACCGACAGCACCGTGGACGTGATCAACCCGGCCCTGATGAGCAACGAGGACAACCTGCAGGTCACCACCCACCTGGTGCGCACCCTGGAGCGCGCCTACGAGAGCATCTACCGCCTCGTCGGCAAGCGGCTGCGGGCACGCATCGCGGGCGAACTGCTCGAACTCAAGGACACCGCGCTGGCCTCCCAGCTCGACAGCGGCGAAACCATGATCTACGCCACCCACGATGAGCTGGCCGCCGCAGTGGGCAGCGTGCGCGAGACCGTCACCAAGGTCGTCGGCGAACTCAGCCGCGACGGCGTGATCAGCGCCGGGTACGGCAAGATCACCCTGCGCGACGAGAAGGCGCTGGCCCGCATCGCCGCCGAGTAA
- the gyrA gene encoding DNA gyrase subunit A, whose amino-acid sequence MTGIQPVDITTEVKTNFINYAMNVIVDRALPDVRDGLKPVQRRIMYAMLQEGLLSNHKHAKSAAVVGEVMKKYHPHGDTSIYDAMVRLGQWWNMRYTLVDPQGNFGSMDGDMAAAMRYTEARMTKLAEEVLADLEKETVTLKPNYDETTEEPSVLPAAFPNLLVNGASGIAVGMATNIPPHNLTEIINGLLAITEKPGDTAPEKAAQMSLDEMMTHVTGPDFPTGGRISQSGIREAYLTGHAGLKVRGKARIEEKNGRNQIIISEIPYQVNKTNLIQTISAMYKAGKIPDISALRDESDRKDPVRIVVELKRGAIPTLVLNQLYKYTQLQTTFTVMNLSIVDGQPRVLPLIDTMMYFLDHRASVVTRRTEYELKQARARAHVLEGLLKALDHIDEVIALIRRSNSAAEARDGLMLRFDLSEIQAQAILDMRLQRLTGLERERLQGEYNELMTLITRLESILGDKKLLWREIRKELRDLRDKYGDERRSVITLLEEDINKEDLIAVEDMVITMTRAGYLKRTNLGNYREQKRGGRGSSGGKLREEDINTRVFVGSTHDYLLFFTDQGRVFHEKIYDLPEAGRDAKGSHIRNLLPSLREEENIASVLSVKGFDETGCFVFATKNGIIKKTLITDYGNITSAGLIAINLQQGDELIGVGIVQDGDHVVLATRNGKAMRFDSTEVRDTGRATQGVIGIRLRENENDAVVSMTLVPGGDEASELLAVSEYGLGKRTPVGDYPSKGRGGMGVITLDVTEKTGSLVTLTRVGGTEELMVLTQKGTVIRTRVDDIRVTGRNAQGVKIINIQDKDSVISAFSIAREDEL is encoded by the coding sequence ATGACTGGAATCCAACCTGTTGACATCACCACCGAAGTCAAGACCAATTTTATCAATTACGCCATGAACGTGATCGTGGACCGGGCGCTGCCGGACGTGCGCGACGGCCTGAAGCCGGTGCAGCGCCGGATCATGTACGCCATGCTGCAAGAAGGCCTGCTGAGTAACCACAAGCACGCCAAATCGGCGGCGGTGGTCGGCGAGGTGATGAAGAAGTACCACCCGCACGGCGACACCTCGATCTACGACGCGATGGTGCGCCTGGGGCAGTGGTGGAACATGCGCTACACCCTGGTGGACCCGCAGGGGAACTTCGGCAGCATGGACGGCGACATGGCCGCCGCCATGCGCTACACCGAAGCGCGCATGACCAAGCTGGCCGAAGAAGTGCTGGCCGACCTGGAAAAAGAAACCGTCACCTTGAAGCCCAATTACGACGAGACCACCGAGGAACCCAGCGTGCTGCCGGCGGCTTTTCCCAACCTGCTGGTCAACGGCGCTTCGGGCATCGCGGTGGGCATGGCGACCAACATCCCGCCGCACAACCTCACCGAGATCATCAACGGCCTCCTGGCGATCACCGAGAAGCCCGGCGACACCGCGCCGGAAAAAGCCGCGCAGATGAGCCTCGACGAGATGATGACGCACGTGACCGGCCCCGACTTCCCGACCGGCGGGCGCATCTCGCAGAGCGGCATCCGAGAGGCCTACCTCACCGGGCACGCCGGCCTCAAGGTGCGCGGCAAGGCCCGCATCGAGGAGAAGAACGGGCGCAACCAGATCATCATCTCCGAGATTCCGTACCAGGTGAACAAGACCAACCTGATCCAGACCATCTCGGCGATGTACAAGGCCGGCAAGATTCCCGACATCTCCGCCCTGCGCGACGAATCCGACCGCAAGGACCCGGTGCGCATCGTGGTGGAACTCAAGCGCGGCGCCATCCCGACTTTGGTGCTCAACCAGCTCTACAAGTACACCCAGCTGCAGACCACCTTCACGGTGATGAACCTCAGCATCGTGGACGGCCAGCCGCGCGTGCTGCCGCTGATCGACACCATGATGTACTTCCTCGACCACCGCGCCAGCGTGGTGACCCGGCGCACCGAGTACGAGCTCAAGCAGGCCCGTGCCCGCGCCCACGTCCTGGAAGGCCTGCTCAAGGCCCTGGACCACATCGACGAGGTCATCGCCCTGATCCGGCGCAGCAACAGCGCCGCCGAGGCCAGAGACGGCCTGATGCTCAGGTTCGATCTCAGCGAGATTCAGGCCCAGGCGATTCTCGACATGCGCCTGCAGCGCCTGACCGGCCTGGAGCGCGAGAGATTGCAGGGCGAGTACAACGAGCTGATGACCCTGATCACCCGCCTGGAGAGCATCCTGGGCGACAAGAAGCTGCTGTGGCGCGAAATCCGCAAGGAACTGCGCGACCTGCGCGACAAGTACGGCGACGAGCGGCGCAGCGTGATCACCCTGTTGGAAGAAGACATCAACAAAGAAGACCTGATCGCCGTCGAGGACATGGTCATCACCATGACGCGTGCCGGGTACCTCAAGCGCACCAACCTGGGCAACTACCGCGAGCAGAAGCGCGGCGGACGCGGCTCGTCGGGCGGCAAGCTGCGCGAGGAGGACATCAACACCCGCGTGTTCGTCGGCTCGACGCACGATTACCTGCTGTTCTTCACCGACCAGGGCCGGGTCTTCCACGAGAAGATCTACGACCTGCCGGAAGCGGGCCGCGACGCCAAGGGCTCGCACATCCGCAACCTGCTGCCCAGCCTGCGCGAGGAGGAGAACATCGCCTCGGTGCTGAGCGTCAAGGGCTTCGACGAAACCGGCTGCTTCGTGTTCGCCACCAAGAACGGCATCATCAAGAAGACCCTGATCACCGATTACGGCAACATCACCTCGGCGGGCCTGATCGCCATCAACCTGCAGCAGGGCGACGAACTCATCGGCGTGGGCATCGTGCAGGACGGCGACCACGTAGTGCTGGCGACCCGCAATGGCAAGGCCATGCGCTTCGACAGCACCGAGGTGCGCGACACCGGGCGCGCCACCCAGGGCGTGATCGGCATTCGCCTGCGCGAAAACGAGAACGACGCCGTGGTCAGCATGACCCTGGTGCCGGGCGGCGACGAGGCGAGCGAACTGCTGGCGGTATCCGAGTACGGCCTGGGCAAGCGCACCCCGGTGGGCGACTACCCCAGCAAGGGGCGCGGCGGCATGGGCGTCATCACCCTCGACGTGACCGAGAAGACCGGCTCGCTGGTGACGCTGACCCGCGTGGGCGGCACCGAGGAACTGATGGTCCTGACCCAGAAGGGCACCGTCATCCGCACCCGCGTGGACGACATCCGGGTGACGGGCCGCAACGCCCAGGGCGTCAAGATCATCAACATCCAGGACAAGGACAGCGTGATCAGCGCCTTCTCGATCGCCCGCGAGGACGAACTCTAA
- a CDS encoding septum site-determining protein MinC, which yields MKFRGTLGGLNIQLDASDTPQSVVGALTARAALLASEVTIEIDLEASLETLNAVRSAVTAAGGHILKLRAPRAPAPPPTPASTAQVTATALPTAELAPRNITQSFDNHTVVLPNSVRAGFRGEYGGSVVVLGDVNPGSELVAGGDVIVLGALRGVVHAGADGRESAIVWARPIASAQIRIAGAVARAPEGSSLSSMKKLGAAVESEVARLQNGQIVIESSHVPR from the coding sequence ATGAAGTTTCGCGGCACACTCGGCGGCCTGAACATCCAGCTCGACGCCTCAGATACCCCACAGTCGGTGGTGGGAGCGCTGACGGCCCGCGCCGCGCTGCTGGCCAGCGAGGTCACCATCGAGATCGACCTCGAGGCCAGCCTGGAAACCCTCAACGCCGTTCGCAGCGCCGTGACGGCGGCCGGCGGCCACATCCTCAAGCTGCGTGCTCCCCGCGCTCCGGCCCCGCCGCCCACCCCGGCCAGCACCGCGCAGGTGACGGCCACCGCCCTGCCCACCGCCGAACTGGCCCCGAGAAACATCACCCAGAGTTTCGACAACCACACGGTGGTGCTGCCCAACAGCGTGCGGGCGGGGTTTCGGGGCGAGTACGGCGGCAGCGTGGTGGTGCTGGGAGACGTGAATCCCGGTTCGGAACTGGTGGCCGGCGGCGACGTGATCGTGCTGGGCGCCCTGCGCGGCGTGGTGCATGCCGGTGCCGACGGGCGCGAGAGCGCCATCGTCTGGGCGCGCCCGATCGCCAGCGCCCAGATCCGCATCGCCGGAGCGGTGGCGCGCGCACCGGAAGGCAGCAGCCTCAGCAGCATGAAAAAACTCGGCGCGGCGGTGGAATCGGAAGTGGCGCGGCTGCAAAACGGGCAGATCGTGATCGAGTCGAGCCACGTCCCGAGATGA
- a CDS encoding S1 RNA-binding domain-containing protein: MQLDSGAVAEGRVTRVTDFGAFIQFENGETGLVHISQIAHSFVRNIHDHVHEGDLVDVKVLGRDERGRLDLSIKELLEEPEEIPRPRAIGRQSPQFEAKLRSFMRDAKERTTTGGKKPSAATKRKK; this comes from the coding sequence GTGCAACTTGATTCCGGCGCGGTCGCTGAAGGCCGCGTCACCCGCGTCACCGACTTCGGGGCGTTCATACAGTTCGAAAACGGCGAAACCGGGCTGGTTCACATCTCCCAGATCGCGCATTCCTTCGTCCGCAACATTCACGACCATGTTCACGAAGGTGACCTTGTCGACGTGAAGGTGCTGGGGCGCGACGAGCGCGGCCGGTTGGACTTGTCGATCAAGGAACTGCTGGAGGAACCGGAAGAAATTCCGCGTCCCCGCGCCATCGGGCGGCAGAGCCCGCAGTTCGAGGCCAAGTTGCGCTCGTTCATGCGCGACGCCAAGGAGCGCACCACCACCGGAGGCAAGAAGCCCTCGGCCGCCACCAAGCGCAAGAAGTAA
- a CDS encoding response regulator — MDISTEAQPALRGRTISLLLVDDHPVVRKGTRELLEGESDLRVVGEADSGQSAVLRARELRPDVILMDVSMPGMNGIEATKLIKAERPGVGVLVLTSYDDDAYVFALLEAGAAGYLLKNAGEEELLGAVRAVAAGESALTPAVARKVLTRFSAQSSPSPVDESLSPRELEVLRIAATGRTNKEIARDLDISPRTVQVHLANIFSKLDVGSRTEAVLYGIKRGWIDIGTVE; from the coding sequence ATGGACATTTCAACCGAAGCCCAGCCGGCCCTGCGCGGCCGCACCATCTCGCTGCTGCTGGTCGACGACCACCCGGTGGTGCGCAAAGGCACCCGCGAACTGCTCGAAGGCGAAAGCGACCTGCGGGTGGTGGGCGAGGCCGACAGCGGTCAGAGCGCCGTGCTGCGGGCCCGCGAGCTGCGGCCCGACGTGATTCTGATGGACGTGTCGATGCCCGGCATGAACGGCATCGAGGCCACCAAACTGATCAAGGCCGAGCGCCCCGGCGTGGGCGTGCTGGTGCTCACCAGCTACGACGACGACGCCTACGTGTTCGCCCTGTTGGAAGCTGGAGCGGCCGGCTACCTGCTCAAGAACGCCGGCGAGGAAGAACTGCTCGGCGCGGTGCGGGCGGTGGCCGCCGGCGAGAGCGCCCTGACGCCGGCGGTGGCCCGCAAGGTGCTGACCCGCTTCAGCGCCCAGAGCAGCCCCAGCCCGGTGGACGAATCGCTCTCGCCGCGCGAACTCGAAGTGCTGCGCATCGCCGCCACCGGGCGCACCAACAAGGAAATCGCCCGCGATCTCGATATCTCGCCGCGCACGGTGCAGGTGCACCTCGCCAACATCTTCTCCAAGCTCGACGTGGGCAGCCGCACCGAGGCGGTGCTCTACGGCATCAAGCGCGGCTGGATCGACATCGGCACGGTGGAGTGA